The following nucleotide sequence is from uncultured Roseateles sp..
TGCTGGCGGCGCTGGCCGGCGACGTGCCGCCGGCGGTCTATCCCCTCTAACTGGCTCTGAGCGGCAACAGGCCCTGCACGGTCTGCACGGCGCTACGCAGAACTTGGCCCACATCCGAGTTCGACGTCCAAGTGTTATGGGTACAAAAGGCACACGCTGTCGGTAGAATGTCCGGGTGAAGCCATATCGGTGGAGTGCAGAAAAGAACGACCAGCTGAAGGTTGATCGTGGGCTTTCATTCGAGCGGGTTGTTGTCGCGATTGAGGCTGACGGACTGCTGGATGTTTTGGCGCATCCAAATCCGAGGAAATACCCAAGGCAGCAAGTGCTGGTTGTTGCTTTCGATGGCTACGTCCATTTGGTTCCCTTCGTGGAGGAAGATGAGTACTACTTCCTCAAGACGATCATTCCGAGTCGCAAGGCCTCACGTGACTATCTTTTGAAGGACGAGAGCGATGAGCAATCTTGATGCGGAAGAACTGGAACTTCTGGGCGCTTTCGAGAAGGGCAAGCTCAAGTCGACTGCCTCGAAAGCGGAGCTGGCTCACTTCAAATCTGCGGCACGGGCAACAGCGATCAAGGACAAGCGCGTGAACATCCGCCTTTCGTCGGGGGATCTCAGCGATCTGCAAGTCCGTGCCTTGCAGGAGGGTGTTCCGTACCAAACCCTGATTGCCAGCATTGTGCATAAGTACGTGACAGGGCGCCTTGCAGAGAAGGCTGAGGCGGTTGCCGCCCCGAAGGGTGGCCGCGGCAGCAAACGCAACACACCATCAGCAAGCTAGTTTGCTGGTCAATGATGCTGCCGAACACTTGCCAAACGCGCTACATCGGAATTCCATGTCACTTTCGCCGGTCGCTGCGGTAATGGTTCACGTGTCGGATGTAGAAACCGGCCTGGCCTGGTATCGGCAGGCCTTTCCTTCAAGCGTTCGTACCGTCGCTAGGGCAAACGGGTTCGAGTTTCTTGCCGTCGATGGCGTTCAATTGGAAATTGTCCTGGCGGACGAGAAAGTAGCCTCAGGTGCAGCAGGTTCCGTGGTCTATTGGCACGTTGCAAATTTCGATGCCGCGCTGGCTCACCTCCACAGCATTGGAGCGGTGCTGTATCGAGGCCCTATGCAAGTCGAAAACGGTTTGAACCTCTGCCAGGTCAGGGATCCCTGGGGCAATTGCATAGGCATTCGCGGTCTGTGAAGTGCACTTCCATGCAAGTCAGCGATCTCTTTCCTGCCCGGTTGGATGCCGTCCCCCGCTATTCTGCATCCGCCTGACCTGATCGCTCGGTGGTATCCGGTCTGCAGCTCAGCTTGACAGTTAGTTGACACACAACCGGTTTACGATAGGCAGGTGCAACCAAGAGTGAGTCCCGCCGCCATGAACAGCGTTCTCGTTTCCTTGTTCGAATACAAGTCCTGGGCCAACGTGGAGCTGTTCGCTGCTCTCGACAGGTTCGACGCGCAACAGCACCCCGAGGAGTTTCGCGCGATGCTGCACCTGCTCGACCACGTCAATGTCGTGGACCGAATTTTCCAGGGTCATTTGATGGGGGTGACGGGGCAGCGCTTCGAGGCCACGCACAGTGAAGCAGTGCCAAGCCTGCAGGCCCTGCGCGACGTCGTCACGGCCACCGACGGCTGGTATGTTCAATATGCATCCGGCATCAGTGCCGAGCGATTGAAGCAGCGGCTGCACTTCAGCTTCGTCGATGGAGACGGCGGGGCCATGTCTTGCGAAGAGATGCTGCTGCATGTCATCACCCACGGGGGCTACCACCGCGGGAGTGTCGGCCAGATGCTCGAAGACCTGGGTCTGGACTCCCCGCCCGACTCTTTGACCAAGTTCCTGCACAGGCATGAGCCCGAACGGCGGCTCGGCGCCGTGGGCCCTTGATCAGGCGCGCAGCCTGAAGGTAGCGATCGCACCGGCCAGCCGTTTGGCCTGATCCTGCAGGCTCGAAGCAGCGGCAGCCGACTCCTCGACCAGCGCGGCATTCTGCTGCGTCATCTGATCGAGCTGAGACACGGCGATGTTGACCTGGCCTATGCCCTGGCTTTGCTCGTTGGCGGCCTGGCTGATCTCGCTGATGATGTCGCTGACCCGTTGCACGCTGCCGACGATTTCGTCCATCGTGCCGCCGGCCGCCTTGACCAGGCTGGCGCCCGACTCGACCTTCTCTACGCTCTC
It contains:
- a CDS encoding VOC family protein, with the protein product MLVNDAAEHLPNALHRNSMSLSPVAAVMVHVSDVETGLAWYRQAFPSSVRTVARANGFEFLAVDGVQLEIVLADEKVASGAAGSVVYWHVANFDAALAHLHSIGAVLYRGPMQVENGLNLCQVRDPWGNCIGIRGL
- a CDS encoding DinB family protein; this translates as MNSVLVSLFEYKSWANVELFAALDRFDAQQHPEEFRAMLHLLDHVNVVDRIFQGHLMGVTGQRFEATHSEAVPSLQALRDVVTATDGWYVQYASGISAERLKQRLHFSFVDGDGGAMSCEEMLLHVITHGGYHRGSVGQMLEDLGLDSPPDSLTKFLHRHEPERRLGAVGP